Proteins encoded by one window of Vitis vinifera cultivar Pinot Noir 40024 chromosome 10, ASM3070453v1:
- the LOC100255578 gene encoding GDSL esterase/lipase At5g45670: protein MASELKQWCMVCAVVVALSWGCWVEADPQVPCYFIFGDSLVDNGNNNGIASLARANYLPYGIDFPQGPTGRFSNGKTTVDVIAELLGFDNYIPPYSSARGEDILKGVNYASAAAGIRDETGQQLGGRISMNGQLRNYQTTVSQVVSILGDEDTAANYLSKCIYSLGLGSNDYLNNYFMPQYYSTSRQYTPEQYADVLIQQYAQQIRTLYNYGARKVVLIGVGQIGCSPNELAQNSPDGTTCIERINYANRLFNDRLKSLVGELNNNFPDGRFIYINAYGIFQDLISSPSSYGFRVTNAGCCGVGRNNGQITCLPFQTPCQNRNEYLFWDAFHPGEAANVVIGRRSYSAQSSSDAYPIDIRSLAQL from the exons ATGGCAAGTGAGCTTAAGCAGTGGTGCATGGTGTGTGCTGTGGTGGTGGCTTTGAGTTGGGGTTGTTGGGTTGAGGCTGACCCCCAAGTTCCTTGTTACTTCATTTTTGGAGACTCGTTGGTGGACAATGGGAATAACAACGGGATCGCATCGTTGGCTAGGGCTAATTACCTGCCTTATGGGATTGATTTTCCCCAAGGACCCACCGGAAGGTTTTCCAATGGTAAAACTACAGTTGATGTCATAG CTGAGCTATTGGGCTTTGATAATTACATTCCACCCTACTCAAGTGCAAGAGGCGAAGACATACTCAAGGGAGTGAACTATGCCTCCGCTGCTGCTGGAATTAGAGATGAAACTGGGCAGCAACTG GGAGGTCGGATTAGCATGAATGGACAACTAAGAAATTACCAAACCACGGTTTCGCAAGTGGTAAGCATACTAGGGGATGAGGACACGGCTGCTAATTACCTGAGCAAGTGCATTTACTCGCTTGGATTAGGAAGCAACGATTACCTTAATAACTACTTTATGCCTCAATATTACTCCACTAGTCGACAGTATACCCCGGAGCAATATGCAGATGTTCTTATTCAGCAATATGCTCAACAAATAAGG ACTTTGTACAACTATGGAGCAAGGAAGGTGGTTCTGATCGGAGTGGGTCAAATCGGGTGCAGCCCCAATGAACTTGCCCAAAACAGCCCAGACGGGACCACATGTATAGAAAGGATCAATTACGCCAACCGACTGTTCAACGACAGGCTCAAATCTTTGGTGGGTGAATTGAACAACAACTTTCCTGATGGACGATTCATCTACATCAATGCCTACGGGATTTTCCAGGACTTGATAAGCAGCCCTTCTTCTTATG GTTTCAGGGTTACAAATGCTGGGTGCTGCGGTGTAGGGAGGAATAATGGCCAAATAACATGTCTTCCTTTCCAGACTCCATGCCAGAACAGGAACGAGTACTTGTTTTGGGATGCTTTCCACCCGGGTGAAGCTGCAAATGTGGTTATTGGAAGGAGATCCTATAGTGCTCAGTCTTCATCCGATGCTTACCCCATTGATATTCGCAGCCTAGCTCAGCTCTGA